The region CTCGCTCGGCTACCGTTAAAGAATTTGCTATTGTTTGGGATATTTCACTTTGTTTTTCTACGACTTTTACAAGTCTTTCGGGTAGCAAGGTTAGCAAAATATTCTTAATTTCTTTTTTCGGCGCAAGCAAAATCTCACGCTTGATTCGTTCGGTTAATTGATTTATGCTTAATGCTGGTTTTAGATTTATTACTAATTTATAATTTTTAAGGTCAAGTCTATTTGCGTAAGCCGACAACGTCAACGCTATTGGTCCAGAAATACCATTAGAGGTAAACAGCATTTCGCCAAAGTCGCTTTTTATAATTTTACCGTTTGGCGCAATTAGAGAGAGTGTGACATTTTTAAGCGACAATCCTTCAAGCTCGCAACAACCGTTTGCATTAAAACTAACAAGGCTAGGTTTAGGCTCGATTATTGTGTGTCCTAACATCTTTGCAATTTTGTAGCCTATGCCGTTACTGCCGGTAGCTTTGTAGCTTACGCCTCCGCAAGCTAGAATAACGCTGTCGCATAATACTATTCCTGTCGTAGTATTTAATGAAACCACCTTATTTGAGAATACTTTACAGCTTGTAACCTCAGTATTGTATAAAATTTTGACATTTAATCTATTAAGCTCATTTGAAAGCGCTTTGGTAACGTCGCTAGATTTGTTGGATAATGGAAAAACTCTTTCGCCCCTTTCTACTATTGTTTCTAGACCCAAATCTTTAAAATACTCAATAGTTCTTTGCGGTGGAAAAGCATAGATAGCGCTATACAAGAATTTACTGTTAGTCACAACGTTAGAAAGAAAGTCTGCTGGGCTACATAAATTTGTAAGATTACATCTACCTTTACCCGTTATGTATATTTTTTTACCTAATTTATCGTTATGTTCAATCAGCGTAACAATATTACCGTTTTTTGCTGCTTCAATAGCGGATATCATTCCACTTGCGCCTCCGCCAACTACGACTACTTGCATAAGAGTTCCTTAGCTTGCGATATTGCCGAATAATCTGTGCGGTCTAAGTGTAGCGGAGTAATAGAAATATAGCCTAAATGTACGGCGTTTACGTCGGTAAATTCGGTTGAATCTAGGTCGGGGCAATCAACTATTTCGTGAGGCGTGCCTTCAAGGGAATAGCCTATTTTGCCGTCAATTTCTATTTCGGCATAATAATCGCTATATGGTCTATGTCCTTGACGTGCCACGATTACTCCCCTAATTTCTTCCTCGCAAAGATTGGGAACATTGATATTTAATAAATTTTCTTTAAATTCGAATTTTAAAAGGGTTTCTAAATTGTTGTAGATAAATTGGCAACAAGTGTCAAAATGATTGTCTTTATATGAACAGCTAGAAAGGGCTATCGACTTTAAACCTAGTATTACCGCCTCTTGGCTTGCGCCAACTGTGCCCGAATATATAATGTCGGTAGCAAGGTTAGCCCCTCTATTTGGACCCGAAATGACTACGTCGGGGGTTATTTTTAGGTGTCTTGCGGCAAACATAACGCAATCGGCGGGAGTACCGCTAATTGCATAAGAATTTGTCGCGCCTTCAACTTCGACTTGTTTAAAATAAATAGGTCTATGGAAATTTATGTAATGCGAATACGCCGAACGCTCGCCGTCAGGAGCGCATACATAAACTTCGTGTTTTTGCGACAACGTTTTTGCAAGTAATAACAGCCCTACGCTTTGTATTCCGTCGTCGTTTGTGAGTAATATTTTCATAACTTTACCTTTATATTAAATTTAACGCAACAGCTTGACATTTTATAGCAAACTTTTAAGATAGGCTATTTCCTTTGCGTTAAGGTCACGGTATGTACCTCTTGTAAGTCCGCCTAGCCTAATTTCGCCGATAGAGGTTCTCTTTAAAAACTCAACTTCTTTGCCCATAACGGCAAACATATTTTTTATTTGGTGATTTCTGCCTTCAAAAATTGTTACTTCAAGTTTTGTCTTATGAGCGTCGCCTTCAATAATATGAACAATAGCCGGCGAAGTCGGTTTGCCCTCTATAACAACGCCTTCTTGCAAAGTTTTGCGTTCCTCTTCGCTAAGCTTGCCCGAAATTCTAAGCAAATACGTCTTGGGAATTTTATTTTTAGGGTGTGTAAGAACGTTAGCTATTGAACCATCGTTAGTAAGTATAAGTAGCCCTTCCGTGTCGTAATCTAGCCTACCTACGGGGAAAAGTCTGGCTTTGATATCTATTAAGTCCATAACTGTTTTGCGGTCTAGGTCGTCTTTT is a window of Clostridia bacterium DNA encoding:
- a CDS encoding NAD(P)/FAD-dependent oxidoreductase, whose translation is MQVVVVGGGASGMISAIEAAKNGNIVTLIEHNDKLGKKIYITGKGRCNLTNLCSPADFLSNVVTNSKFLYSAIYAFPPQRTIEYFKDLGLETIVERGERVFPLSNKSSDVTKALSNELNRLNVKILYNTEVTSCKVFSNKVVSLNTTTGIVLCDSVILACGGVSYKATGSNGIGYKIAKMLGHTIIEPKPSLVSFNANGCCELEGLSLKNVTLSLIAPNGKIIKSDFGEMLFTSNGISGPIALTLSAYANRLDLKNYKLVINLKPALSINQLTERIKREILLAPKKEIKNILLTLLPERLVKVVEKQSEISQTIANSLTVAERDRLVNTLQNLSFDCLGLASIDQAIVTSGGVAVKEIVPQTMQSKLIPNLYFAGEIIDVDALTGGFNLQIAFATGYLAGQQKQS
- the surE gene encoding 5'/3'-nucleotidase SurE translates to MKILLTNDDGIQSVGLLLLAKTLSQKHEVYVCAPDGERSAYSHYINFHRPIYFKQVEVEGATNSYAISGTPADCVMFAARHLKITPDVVISGPNRGANLATDIIYSGTVGASQEAVILGLKSIALSSCSYKDNHFDTCCQFIYNNLETLLKFEFKENLLNINVPNLCEEEIRGVIVARQGHRPYSDYYAEIEIDGKIGYSLEGTPHEIVDCPDLDSTEFTDVNAVHLGYISITPLHLDRTDYSAISQAKELLCK
- a CDS encoding pseudouridine synthase, with the protein product MRINKYLADSGVASRRASEELISSGKVKVNGKVVTTLSAQISETDSVTVEGSPIRPTKKQYYIMLHKPKGYVTTVKDDLDRKTVMDLIDIKARLFPVGRLDYDTEGLLILTNDGSIANVLTHPKNKIPKTYLLRISGKLSEEERKTLQEGVVIEGKPTSPAIVHIIEGDAHKTKLEVTIFEGRNHQIKNMFAVMGKEVEFLKRTSIGEIRLGGLTRGTYRDLNAKEIAYLKSLL